A genomic stretch from Arachis stenosperma cultivar V10309 chromosome 3, arast.V10309.gnm1.PFL2, whole genome shotgun sequence includes:
- the LOC130970593 gene encoding LOB domain-containing protein 40-like yields MRLSCNGCRVLRKGCSGECPIRPCLQWIKSPQSQANATLFLAKFYGRAGLINLIHAAAPHLRPAAFKSLLHEACGRIVEPILGCTGLLSSGRWDLCEAAMEAVLSGAPIGKVSLWCESAGSSMLKACDIRHVANKGMKSGLHKVKESSKGFKRNGGGKGKRGKEIADVSDDDWASGLSDHRSLVNGNGDSCSVETETDTVEAAEASDGGLDLNLTLGCFSS; encoded by the coding sequence ATGAGATTAAGCTGCAACGGTTGCCGAGTGCTGCGAAAGGGATGCAGCGGGGAATGCCCGATCAGGCCATGCCTTCAGTGGATAAAGTCGCCGCAGTCGCAGGCCAACGCCACCCTCTTCCTGGCCAAATTCTACGGCCGCGCCGGCCTCATCAACCTCATCCATGCGGCAGCACCGCATCTACGACCAGCGGCGTTTAAGTCGCTGCTCCACGAAGCGTGCGGGAGGATCGTGGAGCCCATTCTTGGGTGCACGGGGTTGCTGTCGTCGGGGCGGTGGGACCTTTGCGAGGCGGCCATGGAGGCCGTTTTGAGTGGGGCCCCAATCGGGAAGGTGTCGTTGTGGTGTGAGTCTGCGGGTTCTTCGATGCTGAAGGCGTGCGATATAAGACACGTGGCGAATAAGGGAATGAAGAGTGGGTTGCACAAGGTGAAGGAGAGCAGTAAGGGTTTCAAACGGAACGGAGGAGGAAAAGGGAAGAGAGGGAAGGAGATTGCTGACGTCAGCGACGACGACTGGGCTTCTGGACTGAGTGACCATAGAAGTTTAGTTAACGGTAACGGTGATAGCTGCTCCGTGGAAACCGAGACGGACACGGTGGAGGCTGCAGAAGCGAGTGACGGAGGCTTGGACCTCAACTTGACTTTGGGGTGTTTCTCGTCTTAA